The following coding sequences lie in one Populus nigra chromosome 15, ddPopNigr1.1, whole genome shotgun sequence genomic window:
- the LOC133674364 gene encoding probable receptor-like protein kinase At5g20050 — protein sequence MEDKKANIMAVSTIIVLSIFIIVARVSLKLSKPFFLIAGASGSVILAVFAHLIIRRRYKHSRKLLESQLVSQGIELRIEYSFLRKVAGVPTKFRYKELEEATDNFRALLGQGSSASVFKGILNDGTSVAVKRIEGEKHGEKEFQAEVSAIASVQHVHLLRLLGYCITAGGPRFLVYEFIPNGSLDCWIFQGRANRNQLPGGCLSWGLRYRVAIDVAKALCYLHNDCRSRILHLDIKPENILLDENYRAIVADFGLSKLMGRDESKVITNIRGTRGYLAPEWLLEHGVSAKSDVYSYGMVVLEMIGGRRNVCLVQNGNDKSQRKWQYFPKIVNQKMRQGKLMEVVDDRLAESGGIDEREVRRLVYVAFWCIQERAQLRPSMGQVVEMLEGHVPVEEPPDTQVIIVDLLAIDEEELPDAHNMAPMAAIQTHLIDNNLPTTSTYSLDMSVLSAR from the coding sequence ATGGAGGACAAGAAAGCAAATATAATGGCAGTTTCAACCATTATTGTCCTGTCCATCTTTATCATCGTTGCTCGTGTATCACTAAAACTTTCCAAGCCTTTTTTCCTCATTGCAGGGGCAAGTGGTTCAGTGATCCTTGCAGTCTTTGCACATCTTATTATCAGAAGACGATACAAACATAGCAGAAAGTTGTTAGAGAGTCAATTGGTTTCTCAAGGCATAGAGCTTCGGATTGAATACAGTTTTCTTAGAAAAGTTGCAGGTGTTCCTACGAAGTTTCGATACAAGGAGCTTGAGGAAGCAACTGACAATTTTCGGGCGTTGCTTGGCCAAGGATCATCAGCTTCAGTCTTCAAAGGTATCCTGAATGATGGAACATCTGTTGCTGTGAAGCGGATTGAAGGAGAGAAGCATGGAGAGAAGGAATTTCAAGCGGAGGTTTCAGCAATCGCTAGTGTGCAACATGTGCATCTCTTGCGCCTTCTTGGATATTGTATAACTGCCGGAGGGCCTCGTTTCCTCGTTTATGAGTTTATCCCCAATGGATCATTGGATTGTTGGATTTTCCAAGGAAGAGCAAACCGGAACCAATTACCAGGAGGGTGTTTATCATGGGGCTTAAGGTATAGAGTTGCCATTGATGTCGCCAAGGCACTTTGTTACCTTCATAATGATTGTCGATCAAGGATCTTGCACCTAGATATCAAGCCAGAAAATATACTTCTGGATGAGAATTATCGAGCAATTGTGGCAGATTTTGGCCTTTCCAAGTTAATGGGACGAGATGAGAGTAAAGTTATCACTAATATCAGAGGGACTAGAGGTTACTTGGCTCCAGAATGGCTCTTGGAGCACGGAGTTTCTGCAAAATCTGACGTCTACAGTTATGGGATGGTGGTTTTGGAGATGATTGGAGGTCGGAGAAATGTTTGCTTGGTGCAAAATGGCAATGATAAATCTCAAAGGAAATGGCAGTACTTCCCAAAAATAGTCAATCAGAAAATGAGACAAGGAAAGCTTATGGAAGTGGTTGATGATAGGCTAGCAGAAAGTGGAGGTATTGATGAGAGGGAGGTAAGGAGATTGGTATATGTAGCTTTCTGGTGCATACAAGAGAGGGCTCAGCTTAGACCTAGCATGGGTCAAGTCGTTGAGATGCTTGAAGGCCATGTACCTGTGGAGGAGCCCCCTGATACCCAAGTGATCATTGTTGATTTGTTGGCCATTGATGAAGAAGAGTTACCTGATGCACATAACATGGCTCCCATGGCTGCAATTCAAACACATCTAATAGACAACAACCTTCCTACCACATCAACTTACTCGTTAGATATGTCAGTTCTTTCTGCAAGATAG